A section of the Streptomyces xinghaiensis S187 genome encodes:
- the opcA gene encoding glucose-6-phosphate dehydrogenase assembly protein OpcA — MNIDLTDTTSSQINSSLVKARRAAGSSAVGMVLTLIIVTDEGNHYDALKSASQASQEHPSRILVVIKRPGRSPRDRKLARLDAEVRVGGETGTSETVLLRLHGELAHHAHSVVLPLLLPDTPVVVWWPEDAPAHPNEDLLGKLAARRITDASATEDPVSTLALRAETYTPGDTDLAWTRITPWRSVLAAALDQRHAPVESAVVEGEAYNPSSELLALWLADRLKVPVARKVSAGPGLTAVRLTTGEGEICLHRADGSLAALKMPGQPDRHVALQRRETSELIAEELRRLDPDEAFAATVRFGAGRLGKQTIQPETVNGARSAPAAGAPAAGRTPPEPEPAKPSAPAHRALEAPRPAPPGPAGSAGSAAPPSPPPPPPGARPLEGVRPQPPRKDPGGPGGPAGRPAL; from the coding sequence ATGAACATCGACCTCACGGACACCACCTCCAGCCAGATCAACTCCAGCCTGGTGAAGGCGCGGCGGGCCGCCGGCTCGTCGGCCGTCGGCATGGTGCTGACCCTCATCATCGTCACCGACGAGGGCAACCACTACGACGCCCTGAAGTCGGCCAGCCAGGCCTCCCAGGAGCACCCCTCGCGCATCCTCGTGGTCATCAAGCGGCCGGGGCGCTCGCCCCGGGACCGCAAGCTGGCCCGGCTCGACGCGGAGGTGCGGGTCGGCGGGGAGACCGGCACCAGCGAGACGGTGCTGCTGCGGCTCCACGGCGAACTGGCCCACCACGCCCACTCGGTGGTGCTCCCGCTGCTGCTGCCGGACACCCCCGTGGTCGTGTGGTGGCCGGAGGACGCGCCCGCGCACCCCAACGAGGACCTGCTGGGCAAGCTGGCCGCCCGGCGCATCACCGACGCCTCCGCCACCGAGGACCCGGTCTCCACGCTCGCCCTGCGGGCCGAGACCTACACGCCGGGCGACACCGACCTGGCGTGGACCCGCATCACCCCGTGGCGCAGCGTCCTGGCGGCCGCGCTGGACCAGCGGCACGCGCCGGTCGAGTCGGCCGTGGTCGAGGGCGAGGCGTACAACCCGAGCAGTGAGCTGCTGGCGCTGTGGCTGGCCGACCGGCTGAAGGTGCCCGTGGCCCGCAAGGTGTCGGCGGGCCCGGGCCTGACGGCCGTCCGGCTGACGACCGGTGAGGGCGAGATCTGCCTGCACCGGGCGGACGGATCCCTGGCGGCGCTCAAGATGCCGGGGCAGCCGGACCGGCATGTCGCGCTCCAGCGGCGGGAGACCTCCGAGCTGATCGCGGAGGAGCTGCGGCGGCTCGACCCGGACGAGGCGTTCGCCGCCACGGTCCGGTTCGGTGCCGGACGGCTCGGCAAGCAGACGATCCAGCCGGAGACGGTGAACGGGGCGCGGTCGGCGCCGGCGGCCGGGGCGCCGGCGGCCGGGCGGACGCCGCCCGAGCCCGAGCCGGCAAAGCCGTCGGCCCCGGCCCACCGGGCGCTGGAGGCCCCGCGGCCCGCGCCGCCGGGCCCGGCCGGTTCCGCCGGTTCCGCCGCCCCGCCGTCACCGCCGCCTCCGCCGCCGGGTGCGCGGCCCCTGGAGGGCGTCCGGCCGCAGCCGCCGCGCAAGGATCCGGGCGGCCCGGGCGGCCCCGCCGGGAGGCCGGCCCTGTGA
- a CDS encoding PP2C family protein-serine/threonine phosphatase: protein MEHSVEPAADGGGAGLGTAWRSAPYPVLAVGADGVVRSVSEAAAELSPAVRPGARLRDTAPDWLAAAHDRLTGGLRESEPGTARQRESGQRDRAAAGAAGGRIGERHFLAHPTPHPGGTVLWWLVDDTGRRAADDALREERQRTESLADAGNLLLASLNPARCVEVTARLAAECFAEAALVVVPGPGRRLPVVFCERGGRPVRRPGGVDPVGMPGLTEALRGAPLPPPRWVAPGDAPAWVVPEGFGPVGSIVVKTLPGPLEKPSGALILLRSGPAGFPEREEFFARLFASRAGAAMSAARLYTEQTAITETLMRELRPPVLHRAAGADFAGGYRASSDTEQVGGDFYDVHPLPGAAGGEGFLVVLGDVCGKGLEAAVLAGKIRITLEALVPLAGDHHEVLSLLNGALLSSPQHTRFATLVLASVLPREDGLELRVTSAGHPAPLLVRAGGRVEETATSGTLVGLLPEVETVTARTALAPGETCVLYTDGITEARGGPLGREMFGEERLRQALSECAGLPPEAVVERVQMLAAEWAGPGPADDRAVVAIAPPRGGPHAGPPPPGADGPGTGGPGGSSHHGGPPGTTGHRPDRGTP, encoded by the coding sequence GTGGAACATTCCGTAGAGCCTGCCGCCGACGGCGGCGGTGCCGGGCTCGGCACCGCCTGGCGGTCCGCGCCGTACCCGGTGCTCGCGGTCGGCGCGGACGGCGTGGTGCGTTCCGTGAGCGAGGCGGCCGCGGAGCTGAGCCCCGCCGTCCGTCCTGGCGCACGGCTGCGGGACACCGCCCCGGACTGGCTGGCCGCGGCACACGACCGGCTCACCGGCGGCCTCCGGGAGAGTGAGCCTGGTACCGCCCGGCAGCGGGAGAGCGGGCAGCGGGACCGGGCAGCCGCCGGCGCGGCCGGCGGGCGGATCGGCGAGCGCCACTTCCTGGCGCACCCCACCCCGCACCCCGGCGGCACCGTGCTGTGGTGGCTGGTGGACGACACCGGCCGCCGTGCCGCGGACGACGCGCTGCGCGAGGAGCGGCAGCGCACGGAGTCCCTGGCGGACGCCGGCAACCTGCTGCTGGCCTCGCTGAATCCCGCACGCTGCGTGGAGGTGACCGCCCGCCTGGCGGCCGAGTGCTTCGCGGAGGCCGCGCTGGTGGTCGTCCCCGGCCCCGGGCGCCGGCTGCCGGTGGTCTTCTGCGAACGCGGCGGACGCCCGGTGCGCCGGCCCGGGGGCGTGGACCCCGTCGGGATGCCGGGGCTGACCGAGGCGCTGCGCGGCGCCCCGCTGCCGCCCCCGCGGTGGGTCGCTCCCGGGGACGCGCCCGCATGGGTGGTCCCGGAGGGGTTCGGACCGGTGGGTTCGATCGTGGTGAAGACGCTTCCGGGGCCCCTGGAGAAGCCGTCCGGCGCGCTGATCCTGCTGCGCTCCGGGCCGGCCGGCTTCCCGGAGCGTGAGGAGTTCTTCGCCCGCCTGTTCGCCTCGCGCGCCGGGGCGGCGATGTCCGCGGCCCGGCTGTACACGGAGCAGACCGCGATCACCGAGACGCTGATGCGCGAACTCCGGCCCCCGGTCCTGCACCGCGCCGCCGGCGCCGACTTCGCCGGCGGCTACCGCGCCTCCTCGGACACCGAGCAGGTCGGCGGGGACTTCTACGACGTCCACCCGCTGCCGGGCGCCGCCGGGGGCGAGGGGTTCCTGGTGGTCCTCGGCGACGTGTGCGGCAAGGGACTGGAGGCCGCCGTCCTGGCCGGCAAGATCCGCATCACGCTGGAGGCCCTGGTCCCGCTGGCCGGGGACCACCACGAGGTGCTGAGCCTGCTCAACGGGGCGCTGCTCAGCTCCCCGCAGCACACCCGCTTCGCGACCCTCGTGCTGGCCTCGGTCCTCCCCCGGGAGGACGGTCTGGAACTGCGGGTGACGAGCGCGGGCCATCCGGCGCCGCTGCTCGTACGGGCCGGCGGGCGGGTGGAGGAGACCGCGACCTCCGGCACGCTGGTCGGCCTGCTGCCGGAGGTCGAGACGGTCACGGCGCGGACCGCCCTCGCGCCGGGGGAGACCTGCGTGCTCTACACCGACGGCATCACCGAGGCCCGCGGCGGCCCGCTGGGCCGGGAGATGTTCGGCGAGGAACGGCTGCGGCAGGCGCTCTCGGAGTGCGCGGGGCTGCCGCCGGAGGCCGTCGTGGAACGGGTCCAGATGCTCGCGGCCGAGTGGGCGGGCCCCGGCCCCGCCGACGACAGGGCCGTCGTCGCCATCGCGCCCCCGCGCGGAGGGCCGCACGCCGGGCCACCGCCTCCCGGAGCGGACGGGCCCGGGACGGGCGGCCCCGGCGGTTCTTCCCACCACGGTGGGCCTCCCGGCACCACCGGACACCGACCGGACAGGGGAACCCCATGA
- the tkt gene encoding transketolase, whose protein sequence is MSIKPTTTELEWTELDQRAVDTARVLAMDSVQKVGNGHPGTAMSLAPAAYLLFQKLMRHDPSDAGWTGRDRFVLSPGHSSLTLYIQLYLAGYGLELDDLKAFRTWGSKTPGHPEFGHTTGVETTTGPLGQGIANAVGMAMAARYERGLFDPEAPEGGSPFDHTVWAIVSDGDLEEGISAEASSLAGHQKLGNLIALYDDNHISIEGDTATALSEDVLQRYEAYGWHVQRVDQAPNGDFDVQALYAAFQAAKAETGRPSMIAARTIIAWPAPNAQNTEASHGSALGAEEVAATKRVLGFDPEVHFPEDAEVLAHARAAADRGREARAAWDKRMQDWRNANPERAAEFDRISAGELPEGWERRLPVFEPGKDVATRKASGEVLKELGQIIPELWGGSADLAGSNNTTIDATSSFLPADNPLPEANPYGRTVHFGIREHAMGSTMNGIALHGNTRIYGGTFLVFSDYMRPAVRLAALMELPVTYVWTHDSIGLGEDGPTHQPVEHLAALRAIPGLNMVRPADANETSAVWGEIIRRHTAKPAPHGLALTRQNVPTYAANGGAAKGGYVLFEAEDAGGKATDPRVVLIATGSEVQLAVEARERLQASGVPARVVSMPCVEWFEEQDQGYRDSVLPPAVRARVAVEAGIGLSWHRYTGEAGRIVSLEHFGASADYKVLYREFGLTAEAVEAAARESLEAAGR, encoded by the coding sequence GTGAGCATCAAGCCGACGACCACAGAGCTCGAGTGGACAGAGCTGGACCAGCGGGCCGTTGACACCGCCCGAGTCCTGGCCATGGATTCCGTGCAGAAGGTCGGTAACGGCCACCCCGGCACGGCCATGAGCCTGGCGCCCGCCGCCTATCTCCTGTTCCAGAAACTGATGCGGCACGACCCCTCCGACGCCGGGTGGACCGGACGGGACCGCTTCGTCCTCTCCCCCGGCCACTCCAGCCTGACCCTCTACATCCAGCTCTACCTGGCCGGTTACGGACTGGAGCTGGACGACCTCAAGGCCTTCCGCACCTGGGGCAGCAAGACCCCGGGGCACCCGGAGTTCGGTCACACCACCGGTGTGGAGACCACCACCGGCCCGCTCGGCCAGGGCATCGCCAACGCCGTGGGCATGGCGATGGCCGCGCGCTACGAGCGCGGACTGTTCGACCCGGAGGCGCCCGAGGGCGGCTCCCCGTTCGACCACACCGTCTGGGCGATCGTCTCCGACGGCGACCTGGAGGAGGGCATCTCCGCCGAGGCGTCCTCGCTCGCCGGGCACCAGAAGCTCGGCAACCTCATCGCGCTCTACGACGACAACCACATCTCGATCGAGGGCGACACCGCGACGGCCCTCTCCGAGGACGTGCTGCAGCGCTACGAGGCCTACGGCTGGCACGTCCAGCGCGTCGACCAGGCCCCGAACGGCGACTTCGACGTCCAGGCGCTGTACGCGGCGTTCCAGGCCGCGAAGGCCGAGACCGGGCGGCCCTCCATGATCGCCGCCCGCACGATCATCGCCTGGCCGGCGCCGAACGCGCAGAACACCGAGGCATCGCACGGCTCGGCGCTGGGCGCCGAGGAGGTCGCCGCCACCAAGCGGGTGCTCGGCTTCGACCCCGAGGTCCACTTCCCGGAGGACGCGGAGGTCCTGGCGCACGCCCGCGCCGCCGCCGACCGGGGCCGCGAGGCCCGCGCCGCCTGGGACAAGCGGATGCAGGACTGGCGGAACGCCAACCCGGAGCGCGCCGCCGAGTTCGACCGCATCAGCGCGGGCGAGCTGCCCGAGGGCTGGGAGCGCAGGCTGCCGGTCTTCGAGCCCGGCAAGGACGTCGCCACCCGCAAGGCCTCCGGTGAGGTCCTCAAGGAGCTCGGGCAGATCATCCCCGAGCTGTGGGGCGGCTCCGCCGACCTCGCCGGCTCGAACAACACCACGATCGACGCCACCTCCTCCTTCCTCCCGGCGGACAACCCGCTGCCCGAGGCGAACCCCTACGGCCGCACGGTGCACTTCGGCATCCGCGAGCACGCCATGGGCTCGACCATGAACGGCATCGCACTGCACGGCAACACCCGCATCTACGGCGGCACCTTCCTGGTGTTCTCCGACTACATGCGCCCCGCCGTCCGGCTCGCCGCCCTGATGGAGCTGCCGGTCACGTACGTCTGGACACACGACTCGATCGGCCTCGGCGAGGACGGCCCCACCCACCAGCCGGTGGAGCACCTGGCCGCGCTGCGCGCCATCCCGGGCCTCAACATGGTCCGCCCGGCCGACGCCAACGAGACGTCCGCGGTCTGGGGCGAGATCATCCGCCGGCACACCGCCAAGCCCGCCCCGCACGGACTGGCCCTGACCCGGCAGAACGTGCCGACGTACGCCGCGAACGGCGGGGCCGCCAAGGGCGGTTACGTCCTGTTCGAGGCCGAGGACGCCGGCGGGAAGGCCACCGACCCGCGGGTGGTGCTCATCGCCACCGGCTCCGAGGTGCAGCTGGCCGTCGAGGCCCGGGAGCGCCTCCAGGCGTCCGGGGTCCCCGCCCGCGTGGTGTCGATGCCCTGCGTCGAGTGGTTCGAGGAGCAGGACCAGGGGTACCGGGACAGCGTGCTGCCCCCGGCCGTCCGCGCCCGGGTGGCGGTGGAGGCGGGAATCGGCCTGTCCTGGCACCGGTACACCGGCGAGGCCGGCCGGATCGTCTCCCTGGAGCACTTCGGTGCCTCCGCCGACTACAAGGTGCTGTACCGCGAGTTCGGCCTCACCGCCGAGGCCGTCGAGGCCGCGGCCCGGGAATCTCTCGAAGCCGCGGGTCGCTGA
- a CDS encoding COX15/CtaA family protein has translation MSKPTAIVPNPLAAIAARWTPSPRTVRLAALAALLMSIVIIVTGGAVRLTGSGLGCDTWPKCSGDSLIATREMGLHGAIEFGNRMLTYVLTAAVGWTIIAARSAKPRRRSLTRLGWLQFFVVLANAVLGGITVLLELNPYIVAGHFLAATALLTVTAVTWERTREGDGAPRPLAGPRVRALAWALAAVTALLVIAGTVVTGAGPHAGDSSEVPRMGVDWETVTRVHALLAWAVVLLTAALWVVLRAVDAPAAPRRRTALLMAVLLAQGAIGYVQYLTDLPEVLVGLHMLGSCLVWVGVIRVLLSLRERPAVAAEPPVPPAPRQEGPAVAAAL, from the coding sequence GTGTCCAAGCCGACCGCAATCGTGCCCAATCCCCTCGCCGCCATCGCCGCCCGCTGGACGCCGTCCCCGCGGACGGTCCGGCTGGCCGCGCTCGCCGCGCTGCTGATGAGCATCGTCATCATCGTGACCGGTGGCGCCGTCCGGCTGACCGGCTCCGGGCTCGGCTGCGACACCTGGCCGAAGTGTTCCGGCGACAGCCTGATCGCCACCCGGGAGATGGGGCTGCACGGCGCCATCGAGTTCGGCAACCGCATGCTCACCTACGTGCTGACCGCCGCGGTCGGCTGGACGATCATCGCGGCCCGCTCCGCGAAGCCGCGCCGCCGGAGCCTCACCCGGCTGGGCTGGCTGCAGTTCTTCGTCGTCCTGGCCAACGCGGTGCTGGGCGGCATCACGGTGCTGCTGGAGCTCAACCCGTACATCGTCGCCGGGCACTTCCTCGCCGCCACCGCGCTGCTCACGGTGACGGCCGTCACCTGGGAGCGGACGCGGGAGGGCGACGGCGCCCCCCGGCCGCTCGCCGGTCCCCGGGTACGCGCGCTGGCGTGGGCGCTGGCCGCCGTCACCGCCCTCCTGGTGATCGCCGGCACCGTGGTCACGGGCGCGGGCCCGCACGCGGGCGACAGCAGCGAGGTGCCCCGGATGGGCGTGGACTGGGAGACCGTGACCCGGGTGCACGCGCTGCTCGCCTGGGCGGTGGTCCTGCTGACCGCCGCGCTCTGGGTGGTGCTGCGCGCGGTGGACGCCCCGGCCGCGCCCCGCAGGCGAACCGCCCTGCTGATGGCGGTGCTGCTGGCGCAGGGCGCCATCGGTTACGTGCAGTACCTGACCGACCTGCCCGAGGTCCTGGTCGGCCTGCACATGCTCGGCTCCTGCCTGGTCTGGGTGGGCGTGATCCGGGTCCTGCTCTCCCTGCGGGAGCGGCCCGCCGTCGCGGCGGAGCCGCCCGTGCCGCCGGCACCCCGGCAGGAGGGCCCGGCGGTCGCCGCCGCCCTCTGA
- the tal gene encoding transaldolase, translated as MADALKRLSDEGVAIWLDDLSRTFISSGELAELMDTSHLVGVTTNPTIFQKAISGGEGYERQLSDLAVRRVTVEEAVRMITTADVRDAADVLRPVFDATDGRDGRVSIEVDPRLAHNTHATVAEAKQLAWLVDRPNTLIKIPATEAGLPAITEVIGLGISVNVTLIFSLERYRAVMDAYLSGLEKASAAGLDVSRIQSVASFFVSRVDTEIDKRLDGMGTEEAAALRGKAALANARLAYQAYEEVFASDRWAALEREGANRQRPLWASTGVKDKAYKDTLYVDELVAPGTVNTMPHATLEAVAEHGEITGDTVTGGYEQARADLDALEKLGVSYDEVVRLLEDEGVEKFEKSWTDLLESTEAELKRLAPEA; from the coding sequence ATGGCAGACGCACTCAAGCGCCTCTCCGACGAGGGCGTGGCGATCTGGCTGGACGACCTGTCCCGCACGTTCATCTCGTCCGGTGAACTCGCGGAGCTGATGGACACCAGCCACCTCGTGGGAGTCACCACCAATCCGACCATCTTCCAGAAGGCCATCTCCGGCGGCGAGGGGTACGAGCGGCAGCTCTCCGACCTCGCGGTACGGCGGGTGACCGTCGAAGAGGCCGTGCGCATGATCACCACGGCGGACGTCCGGGACGCGGCCGACGTGCTGCGGCCGGTGTTCGACGCCACGGACGGCCGCGACGGCCGGGTCTCCATCGAGGTCGACCCGCGGCTGGCACACAACACCCACGCGACCGTCGCCGAGGCCAAGCAGCTGGCCTGGCTGGTGGACCGGCCGAACACGCTCATCAAGATCCCGGCCACGGAGGCGGGCCTTCCGGCGATCACCGAGGTCATCGGCCTCGGGATCAGCGTCAACGTCACGCTGATCTTCTCGCTGGAGCGCTACCGCGCGGTCATGGACGCCTACCTGTCCGGCCTGGAGAAGGCGAGCGCCGCCGGCCTGGACGTCTCCCGGATCCAGTCGGTCGCCTCCTTCTTCGTGTCCCGGGTGGACACCGAGATCGACAAGCGGCTGGACGGCATGGGCACCGAGGAGGCCGCGGCCCTGCGCGGCAAGGCGGCCCTGGCCAACGCCCGGCTCGCCTACCAGGCGTACGAGGAGGTCTTCGCCTCCGACCGCTGGGCCGCCCTGGAGCGCGAGGGCGCCAACCGGCAGCGGCCGCTGTGGGCCTCCACCGGCGTCAAGGACAAGGCGTACAAGGACACCCTGTACGTCGACGAGCTGGTCGCCCCCGGCACGGTCAACACCATGCCGCACGCGACCCTGGAGGCCGTCGCCGAGCACGGCGAGATCACCGGTGACACGGTGACCGGCGGCTACGAGCAGGCCCGCGCCGACCTCGACGCGCTGGAGAAGCTCGGCGTCTCCTACGACGAGGTCGTCCGGCTCCTGGAGGACGAGGGCGTGGAGAAGTTCGAGAAGTCCTGGACCGACCTCCTCGAATCCACCGAGGCCGAGCTGAAGCGACTCGCTCCGGAGGCGTGA
- the zwf gene encoding glucose-6-phosphate dehydrogenase — MSSSNPLRDVSDRRLPRIAGPSGLVIFGVTGDLSRKKLMPAVYDLANRGLLPPGFSLVGFARREWEDQDFCQVVHDAIKENARTPFREEVWQQLSQGFRFVPGTFDDDDAFRKLKATINELDKARGTGGNFAFYLSVPPKFFPTVVRQLKEHGLSEGQGDSWRRAVIEKPFGHDLESARELNHIIHQVFKPGDVFRIDHYLGKETVQNILALRFANTMFEPIWNRSYVDHVQITMAEDIGIGGRAGYYDGIGAARDVIQNHLLQLLALTAMEEPSSFDAKALVTEKLKVLKAVQLPGDLGAHTVRGQYTHGWQGGEEVLGYCEEEGISRDSRTDTYAAIKLSIDNRRWAGVPFYLRTGKRLGRRVTEIAVVFQRAPYSPFDTTDTHELGQNALVIRVQPDEGVTIRFGSKVPGTSMEIRDVTMDFAYGESFTTSSPEAYERLLLDVLLGDANLFPRHQEVEESWRILDPIEEYWDTHGKPEEYTAGTWGPRAADEMLARDGRSWRRP; from the coding sequence TTGAGCAGCAGCAATCCGCTGCGTGACGTGTCGGACCGGCGGCTCCCGCGCATCGCGGGGCCGTCCGGTCTGGTCATCTTCGGCGTCACGGGGGATCTGTCCCGCAAGAAGCTGATGCCCGCCGTCTACGATCTGGCCAATCGCGGACTGCTGCCGCCGGGGTTCTCCCTGGTCGGGTTCGCCCGACGGGAGTGGGAGGACCAGGACTTCTGCCAGGTCGTCCACGACGCGATCAAGGAGAACGCCCGGACCCCGTTCCGCGAGGAGGTCTGGCAGCAGCTGAGCCAGGGCTTCCGCTTCGTCCCGGGCACCTTCGACGACGACGACGCCTTCCGCAAGCTGAAGGCCACCATCAACGAACTCGACAAGGCCCGCGGCACCGGCGGCAACTTCGCCTTCTACCTCTCCGTGCCGCCGAAGTTCTTCCCCACCGTCGTCCGGCAGCTCAAGGAGCACGGGCTGTCGGAGGGGCAGGGCGACTCCTGGCGGCGTGCCGTCATCGAGAAGCCGTTCGGCCACGACCTGGAGAGCGCCCGGGAGCTCAACCACATCATCCACCAGGTGTTCAAGCCCGGTGACGTCTTCCGGATCGACCACTACCTGGGCAAGGAGACGGTCCAGAACATCCTGGCGCTGCGCTTCGCCAACACGATGTTCGAGCCGATCTGGAACCGCAGTTACGTCGACCACGTGCAGATCACGATGGCCGAGGACATCGGGATCGGCGGCCGGGCCGGCTACTACGACGGCATCGGCGCGGCCCGGGACGTCATCCAGAACCACCTGCTCCAGCTGCTGGCGCTGACCGCGATGGAGGAGCCGTCCTCCTTCGACGCCAAGGCCCTGGTGACCGAGAAGCTGAAGGTCCTCAAGGCCGTACAGCTCCCCGGGGACCTGGGCGCCCACACCGTGCGCGGCCAGTACACGCACGGTTGGCAGGGCGGCGAGGAGGTGCTCGGCTACTGCGAGGAGGAGGGCATCAGCCGCGACTCGCGCACCGACACCTACGCCGCCATCAAACTCTCCATCGACAACCGCCGCTGGGCCGGGGTGCCGTTCTACCTGCGCACCGGCAAGCGGCTGGGCCGCCGCGTCACCGAGATCGCGGTCGTCTTCCAGCGCGCGCCGTACTCGCCCTTCGACACCACCGACACCCATGAGCTGGGGCAGAACGCCCTGGTCATCCGGGTGCAGCCGGACGAGGGCGTCACCATCCGGTTCGGCTCCAAGGTGCCGGGCACGTCGATGGAGATCCGCGACGTCACCATGGACTTCGCGTACGGCGAGTCCTTCACCACCTCCAGCCCCGAGGCCTACGAACGGCTGCTGCTGGACGTGCTGCTGGGCGACGCCAACCTCTTCCCGCGGCACCAGGAGGTCGAGGAGTCCTGGCGCATCCTCGACCCCATCGAGGAGTACTGGGACACCCACGGCAAGCCGGAGGAGTACACCGCCGGCACCTGGGGCCCCAGGGCGGCGGACGAGATGCTCGCACGAGACGGACGGAGCTGGCGCCGGCCATGA
- a CDS encoding heme o synthase — MTVVDSHPVRVPVMGPGYRPLDARVKAFFALTKPRVIELLLMTTVPVMFLAAEGVPDLWLVLATCIGGFMSAGGAGAYNMYIDRDIDALMDRTSQRPLVTGMVSPRECLVFATALAVGSTAWFWFLVNPLSAMLSLGALLFYVVVYTMWLKRRTAQNIVWGGIAGCMPVFIGWSAVRNEVSWAALVLFLVIFFWTPPHYWPLSMKVKDDYARVGVPMLPVVAGNKAVARQIVLYSWVMVAVSLLLWPLGYTGWFYPAVAVVLGAFWLKEAHGLQARARAGITGAKLKEMRLFHWSITYVSLLFLAVAVDPFLR, encoded by the coding sequence GTGACGGTCGTCGATTCCCATCCAGTGCGGGTGCCCGTGATGGGCCCCGGCTACCGGCCACTCGATGCCCGGGTCAAGGCTTTCTTCGCGCTGACGAAGCCGCGCGTCATCGAGCTGCTGCTGATGACCACCGTCCCGGTGATGTTCCTCGCCGCGGAGGGCGTGCCGGACCTGTGGCTGGTCCTGGCCACCTGTATCGGCGGCTTCATGTCGGCCGGCGGCGCCGGCGCGTACAACATGTACATCGACCGGGACATCGACGCGCTGATGGACCGCACCTCGCAGCGTCCGCTGGTGACGGGCATGGTCTCGCCGCGCGAGTGCCTGGTCTTCGCCACCGCGCTGGCCGTCGGCTCCACCGCGTGGTTCTGGTTCCTGGTCAATCCGCTGTCCGCGATGCTCTCGCTCGGAGCGCTCCTCTTCTACGTCGTCGTCTACACGATGTGGCTCAAGCGGCGTACCGCGCAGAACATCGTCTGGGGCGGCATCGCGGGCTGTATGCCGGTCTTCATCGGCTGGTCCGCGGTGCGGAACGAGGTCTCCTGGGCCGCGCTCGTCCTCTTCCTGGTCATCTTCTTCTGGACGCCGCCGCACTACTGGCCGCTGTCGATGAAGGTCAAGGACGACTACGCGCGGGTGGGCGTCCCGATGCTGCCGGTGGTCGCGGGGAACAAGGCGGTCGCCCGGCAGATCGTCCTCTACAGCTGGGTGATGGTCGCGGTCTCGCTGCTGCTGTGGCCGCTGGGCTACACCGGCTGGTTCTACCCGGCGGTGGCCGTCGTCCTCGGCGCGTTCTGGCTCAAGGAGGCGCACGGACTGCAGGCGCGCGCCCGGGCCGGGATCACCGGCGCCAAGCTGAAGGAGATGCGGCTGTTCCACTGGTCCATCACCTACGTCTCCCTGCTCTTCCTCGCCGTCGCGGTGGACCCCTTCCTCCGCTAG
- a CDS encoding STAS domain-containing protein has protein sequence MTEPLSLSVHHADGPLALLRVEGELDLETAPTLRSRGLELMDAGRRHLVLDLAPVPFCDSSGLNAFINLLRHAGEHDGSLTLAAPPHSLSRLLELTGVGRLIPVHASADEALAAVRAGLGGSAPEPQRESGPDAGRPRD, from the coding sequence ATGACCGAACCGCTCAGTCTCAGCGTCCACCACGCCGACGGCCCTCTGGCGCTGCTCCGTGTGGAGGGCGAACTCGATCTCGAAACCGCCCCCACCCTGCGATCCCGCGGCCTCGAACTGATGGACGCCGGCCGGCGCCATCTCGTCCTCGATCTGGCCCCCGTGCCGTTCTGCGACTCCTCCGGCCTCAACGCCTTCATCAACCTGCTGCGCCACGCGGGCGAGCACGACGGCTCGCTGACCCTGGCCGCGCCGCCCCACTCCCTGAGCCGGTTGCTGGAACTCACGGGGGTCGGCCGGCTGATCCCCGTCCACGCCAGTGCCGACGAGGCCCTGGCGGCGGTCCGCGCCGGACTCGGCGGGAGCGCACCGGAACCGCAGCGGGAGAGCGGGCCGGACGCCGGCCGGCCGCGGGACTGA